One segment of Paenibacillus rhizovicinus DNA contains the following:
- a CDS encoding TetR/AcrR family transcriptional regulator yields MISKRKQMTEDMKTAIRQSAAELFAEKGYLHVTMREIAKQAGCSHTAIYLYFKNKEELLQQIAIPSLLELEDAFLTEMANQAGTPFDRLVAVCNRFVAFCLRNGSLQTVLFMTGSVRVDDPAPALELNVIRNRIFAHLRQALQLVVGPDLADSGSEDEEAVTNRARVLFYYVQGFVSTYTGHSEPTESLLLRVLPIFKDGIAIMTRGMTAKPV; encoded by the coding sequence ATGATTTCGAAGCGCAAACAAATGACGGAAGACATGAAGACCGCGATCCGGCAGTCCGCCGCGGAACTGTTCGCCGAGAAAGGCTATTTGCACGTGACGATGCGCGAAATCGCCAAGCAGGCCGGCTGCTCGCATACGGCGATTTATTTATATTTCAAGAACAAGGAGGAACTGCTGCAGCAAATCGCCATTCCGTCGCTGCTTGAGCTGGAGGACGCATTTCTGACGGAGATGGCGAATCAAGCCGGGACGCCGTTCGATCGGCTCGTGGCGGTCTGCAATCGGTTTGTCGCGTTCTGCTTACGCAACGGCAGTCTGCAGACGGTTCTGTTCATGACGGGCTCCGTGCGGGTGGACGACCCGGCCCCGGCGCTCGAACTCAATGTGATCCGCAATCGCATATTCGCGCATTTGAGGCAGGCGCTGCAGCTTGTCGTCGGTCCGGATCTGGCGGATAGCGGCAGCGAAGACGAAGAAGCGGTGACGAACCGCGCACGCGTGCTCTTTTATTACGTGCAGGGCTTCGTTAGCACGTATACGGGGCATTCGGAACCGACTGAAAGTTTATTATTGCGGGTGCTGCCGATCTTCAAGGACGGGATTGCCATTATGACGCGCGGAATGACCGCGAAACCAGTTTGA
- a CDS encoding CAP domain-containing protein translates to MKMQPIRTGVASVLAASLIVLGAGATLQKAEAASVNTSVSYKVTNSDTMYLIAKKYGVSLSALIAANPSIANPNVIWAGMTVKVPVTSAGGSTSGGTTGSGTTTNTADKSTFAAQVVTLVNKERAKAGLSALKSDTLLTKVALDKAKDMYANNYFDHNSPTYGSPFDMMRAYGVAYSYAGENIAKGQQTPQEVMTAWMNSAGHKANILGSHYGKIGVAYYNGEWVQEFTS, encoded by the coding sequence ATGAAGATGCAACCAATTCGAACAGGTGTCGCAAGCGTACTCGCAGCAAGTTTAATCGTTCTCGGAGCAGGAGCAACACTGCAGAAAGCAGAAGCAGCCTCCGTGAATACTTCCGTATCGTATAAAGTGACGAACAGCGATACGATGTACCTGATCGCCAAGAAATACGGAGTCAGCCTAAGCGCGTTGATCGCTGCGAATCCATCCATTGCGAACCCGAACGTGATTTGGGCAGGCATGACGGTGAAAGTTCCCGTAACAAGCGCCGGCGGTTCGACATCCGGCGGAACGACGGGATCGGGCACGACGACGAACACGGCGGATAAAAGCACGTTCGCCGCGCAAGTGGTGACGCTCGTGAACAAGGAACGCGCCAAAGCGGGCCTGTCCGCGCTGAAATCCGATACGCTGCTGACGAAAGTCGCGCTGGATAAAGCGAAGGATATGTATGCGAACAATTATTTCGATCATAATTCCCCGACGTACGGATCGCCATTTGATATGATGCGTGCCTACGGCGTCGCTTATTCTTACGCAGGCGAGAATATTGCCAAGGGACAACAAACGCCGCAGGAAGTCATGACGGCGTGGATGAACAGCGCGGGACATAAAGCGAACATCTTAGGCAGCCACTACGGCAAGATCGGCGTTGCTTACTATAACGGCGAATGGGTACAGGAATTCACTTCCTAA